In Dryocola sp. LX212, the genomic stretch CCATAAACTCCCGCCCCTCCGGCCTGTGCTTAACGCCGCGTTAATTGGCGTTCTGCTGCTGGCCGTGGGCAACGGCTTTGTGACCGTTGCAGAACATCAGCACGTGCCTTCCGGCATCGCGGCCGTAATGGTGGCAACGGTGCCGCTGTTTACCCTGTGTTTCAGCCGCCTGTTTGGCATTCCCACGCGCAAGCTGGAGTGGCTGGGCATCGCCATAGGCCTGGCGGGTATTGTCCTGCTGAACAGCGGCGGCAACCTGAGCGGCAACCCTGGCGGGGCGCTGTTGATTCTGGTTGGCTCTGTGAGCTGGGCATTCGGCTCAGTTTACGGCTCGCGTATTGAGCTACCTAAGGGGCTGATGGCGGGCGCCATTGAGATGCTGGCAGCGGGCATTGTCCTGCTGGGCGCGGCAGCCCTGACGGGGGAAAGGTTGACGGTGATGCCAACGGCAGCGGGCTTTATGGCCGTTGGATATCTGGCCCTGTTCGGCTCGATTATCGCCATCAGTGCTTATATGTACCTGATTCGAAACGTGGCGCCAGCGGTCGCTACCAGCTACGCCTACGTTAATCCTGTGGTGGCGGTTTTACTGGGCACCGGCTTCGCAGGGGAAAGTTTGTCGCCGGTCGAATGGCTGGCGTTAGGCGTAATTATCTTTGCGGTAGTGCTGGTGACGCTGGGGAAATATCTGCTGCCCCCAAAGCCGGTAATGACCGCGTGTGAGGTAGATAAGTAATGCGTTCACGGGCGGCGCTGGCTGCCCGTTACACCTCGCGCTCGCGAATACCTGCGGTATTAATCTCCGCATAGCGCCCGCCGCCGCAAATCCACTCTTCAAGCCTTTCCCTCAGCGATTCGTCGCTGAGCTTTTCCCGGCCCCGCAGCGCGCATTCCCAGACTATCAGCACGCGCCACTCTTCGCTAAGCAGGCGATGAATATCACGCTTGTCACGCGCAACGTTCTTGCCGATCTTCTCCAGCCAGAAGTCGGTGCGCGTCGCGGGCACCCTGAAGAGATAACAGTCGTGATGATGCCAGAAGCAGCCGTGGGTAAAGATAATGCAGCGGTACGCTTCGACAACAAAATCAGGCCGCCCGGCAAGCGCCGCGTCCTGCACCCGGAAAGCAAACCCGCAGTCGTTCAGAAGCAACGCTACGCGCTTTTCAATGGCCGTATCCCGCGTTGCAATAGCGCGCATATTTTTGCTGCGCACTTCTTTGCTGTGAACATCAGCCATTGTTTACCTCCCGTCAGCGCTTTTTCACCGCCAGCCCGATTTTCTCTTCCAGCAGCTTTGCGACGGCCGCAAACGCTGGCACCACGACAGAGTTGCCGAACTGCCGGTAAGCCTGAGTATCAGACACCGGAATACGGAAAGATTTGCCCTGCACAGTCTCAAAGCCCATCAGCCTCGCGCATTCACGCGGTGTTAAGCGGCGTGGCCGACGCTTCTGGTTTTCAGGATCGTTAAAATCCTTCTCGCCCAGCGCCTTGTCCCAGCCTCTGTCGACCAGAATTTCCGCCCCATCTTTAAAATAACGCGCCGACAGGGTTCTTGCCACGCTGGCCGGATTGGTCGGGTCCACCAGACCGTAGCCAAAGCCGTTGCCCTTCGCCTGATGCTTTTTCGCGTAGTTATAGAGGTATTTCCACAGCGTCGGCGTCAGGATGTATTTTTCGTCCACGACCGGATCCAGCAGCTCACCGAAGGTGATGCGGCGCTTTGGATAAAGCGCGTCCAAAGTGCGCAGCGTGAAGTCATGGTGCAGATTCAGGTCGCGACGGAACCCGACCAGCACGATACGCTCGCGGTGCTGGGGCAGGAAGTTTTTCCCATCGATAATCTTAGGATCGCGCGCTCCCGCCACGGCCGCATCGGCCACTTCATACCCCAGCCCATCAAGCGTTTCCATAATGATACGGAAGGTGTTGCCCTTATCGTGGCTCTTGAGGTTTTTAACGTTTTCCAGCACGAAGATTGCCGGACGTTTGGCATCAATAATGCGGGCCACGTCGAAGAACAGCGTGCCCTGGGTTTCGCAGGCGAAACCATGCGCCCGTCCCAGCGCGTTCTTTTTCGAGACGCCAGCCAGCGAGAAAGGCTGGCAGGGGAAGCCCGCAAGCAGAACGTCGTGATCCGGTAGGATTGCCTTGATGTGCGCTGCGGCCTCCTCATCGCTGAGGTCCGTGCGGTGACTCTGGGTCACATCGCGGATGTCTTCGTTGAACTGATGCTGCTGCGGATCGCAGTACCAGTTGGCCTTATAGGTGCGTACCGCATATTTATTCCACTCGCTGGTAAATACGCACTGTCCGCCAATGGCCTCAAAGCCGCTGCGAATGCCGCCGATACCCGCAAAAAGATCGATAAAACGAAACGCGTATTTTCCGTGGTGAGCAGGCGGCGAGGGAAGCATGCTTTGCAGCATCGTCACTTCTACAGGCGTCAGGCTTCGCGGGGCTGATTTACGGTTGAACCAGCGGTTTAACGATTCACGCGTCCAGTCGCCGCTGACCTGCCGCAGATGATGCGCCACGGTTTTTTGATCGTAGATTTTAAGGATCCGGCTGACCAGCTCGTGGTCAGCTTCCATCTGCTGGCGCTGCTGGTGTAAGGCCTGTTCTGAGAGGTGCTCTGCAATCGCGTCGAGGTCGTTCATCCTAAACCCTGGAAGGGAAAATAATGTGCGACTTTATCACTGATTTGACCCAGAGAGAAAGCGTGCCCGCATCCGGCGGGCCAGCCGTTAGCGAGAAGAGATAAACTGCTGCAGGACGTCGCTGTCTATTTCGTGGTAATCGCCTTTTAGCTCGGCGCACAGCTTGGCCATGTAGTGCACCAGAAAATCGGCGTTGAGGCGTGCAAGCTCCCTGCCCGCTTCGGTTTGCATAGTTTCAGGAAGTTTAAAGAGTTTTTTCTGGAAATGGTCGAGCGCGTAGGTCGTGTCATCCAGCTCACGCGACTGCGCCAGCGGATCCGTGCTGTCGAACAACGGACGGCCTAACGCCCCCGATGTGTAAAACACCCGAGCAAGACCAATCGCGCCCAGAGATTCAAGCCGGTCCGCATCCTGAACGATTTTTGCTTCCAGGGTTTGCGGCGCAATGCCTGCGCTAAAACTATGGGCGCGGACGGCATGCGCCACCGCATCGTAAAGCTCACGGGGAAAATCCGGGAAGTCGGCATCCAGAATGCGCAACGTCTCTTGTGCTGCCTGCGTGGAGGCGAGATGGCGCTGAGGATGGTTTTTCGGCAGGTTAACGATGTCGTGAAAGTAACAGGCGGTGAGGACGACTAAACGGTCGGCTTCGCTGCCTGCTATTATTCGCTGTGCGGTCTTCCACACGCGGTGAAAGTGCGCCACATCGTGGGCCTTATCGTCCTGCGCCCAGTTGTCACGCAGCCAGGTTTCAAAGCGTTCCTGCCAGAGGGCTATCGGCATACGTACTCCTCGATTCGTTGCTAAACCCGGTACTTAATATGAGTACAGGATCACAAATTTAGCAAATTAACGGGCAACAACGCTAAGGCAGATTATCCGCGATGGGACGAACGCGCTCGCGAGCCGTACTGACGAGGCCGCGTATACCAGACGACCCAGCCCAGCACGGCGGCAACCGATCCAAGCACCAGCAGGCCCATCAGCGCCCCCATCAGCTTACCGGCAAAGGAACCCATATCGCCCTCCGTCACGCTGCTGACCACCCAAAAGTACTTCACCATTGTCCAGACGATGTAGAGGCAATAAGCATAGAACAACCACAGCGCTAGTTTTCCACCCGGGCTACGGGTTGGCTTCGCATCCATAACGTTTAACATCTCCTCTTAAGCAAAACACTGGATAAACGATGGCCTCGCCACCTTCACAATGTGATTTTTATCACATTATAGTGTGCATTTGGTCGCTTCTAACGATGTTTTTTGTCCCTTATCAAGCCCGGCAGAAAACAGGTCATATTCCGTGCAAATACTGGCAACTAAAGGGATTACAAAATCAAGCTGCCTGTTGGCAACGATAATTTCTAACTCTATTGCGACTTTTCTTTATACGACGTTGTTGGTATTAGCGTGATCTATCCGTTCCCCTTTTTTGTATTGTTTAACCCACGCCGGAGCGGATTTATTTCACCCGCACTTTATGTAAACCAAAGCAATAGTCATGTTATTCAGATAATTCCGCCGCTGCAGGCACACTTGTGACCCGCGTCGTTGAAGTGAAAATTATTAAGTGCTTGAATAATGGCCCGCTGAGGGGCATTAATGATGCCGATATCTTCTCTCCTGTAACCATGATGACTTTGTGAGCAAGTACATGATTAAGTGGCCCTGGAAAGTGAGTGATTCATCCGCTGTCTCCACCCTGCCCTGGGAGCAGGCTTTTGCTATTCCCGTGCTGGCCGACCTGACCCCCGTAGAGCAGCAGAAACTTATCCGTCTTGCGGACCGTTTTTTGCAGCAAAAGCGGCTGGTCCCGCTTCAGGGCTTTGAACTTGACGAGCTGAAAAGCGCGCGCATTGCCCTGCTGTTCTGCCTGCCGGTGATGGAGCTGGGACTGGAATGGCTGGATGGCTTTCACGAGGTGCTGATCTACCCTGCTCCTTTCGTGGTTGACGATGAATGGCAGGATGATTTCGGCCTGGTTCACAACCAGCGCGTCGTGCAGTCCGGGCAGAGCTGGCAGCAGGGCCCAATCGTACTTAACTGGCTGGACGTCCAGGACTCCTTCGATGCCTCAGGCTTTAACCTTATCGTCCACGAGGTGGCCCACAAGCTGGATATGCGCAACGGCGACAGGGCAAGCGGTATCCCGCTTATCGCGCTGCGGGACGTCGCCGCCTGGGAACACGACCTGTACGCCGCTATGAATAATATCCAGGATGAAATCGATCTGGTCGGTGAGAATGCGGCAAGCATTGATGCCTACGCGGCAAGCGAGCCGGCAGAGTGCTTCGCGGTGCTTTCCGAGTATTTCTTCAGCGCCCCAGAGCTGCTGGCCCCGCGCTTTCCTTCGCTCTATCAGCGCTTTCGTCTGTTTTACGGCCAGGATCCTCTGCAACGGCTGCATCGTAACGAAAACCCCCACGAGTCGGACGGCAAAACGGTGCATTAATGCCGCAAGTTGATTCTAATTTGCTCATTCGAATCAAGACGTTATTTTTGTCGTTGACTCTTTTTAAACGTGAGGCTACTATTCGCCTCGTTCAAACGATTCCTCTGTAGTTCAGTCGGTAGAACGGCGGACTGTTAATCCGTATGTCACTGGTTCGAGTCCAGTCAGAGGAGCCAAATTCGAGAGCCTGCTTAAGGAAACTTAAGCAGGCTTTTTTGCGTTTACGCATTATGAATCTCTCGTTAACGCTAACAAGAACGGGCAATGCTATCACCCATTCCCGACAGATTAGATCTGGAAATCGATAACCACTTCGTCCGACTCCAGCGCCTGGCGCTTAATTTCCTCTACCGAAAGTTCAGGATTGCAAAGCTCGATAAACCGCCAGACATAGTTACGCTGCAGCTGACCTCGCTTGATCCCGAGCCAGACGGTATTGGCGTCAAAAAGATGTCGCGTATCCAGGCGTACCAGACTCCCCTCCTCGCCGCTGGCCTGATCGGCCACCAGCCCGATACCCAGACCAAGCTCGACGTAGGTTTTCACCACGTCTGAATCCTGGGCGCTGAGCACGATATCCGGCGTAAGCCCCCGGCGTGAAAATGCTTCGTCAATGCGCGAACGGCCGGTAATGCCCTGCCGATAGGTAATAAGCGGCCAGCGGCTGATATCATCGAGGGTCAGAGGGCTGGCATGGATCAGAGGATGGCCTTTCGGCACCAGCAGGCTGTGGTACCAGCGGAACCAGGGATAGGCGACCAGTGTCGGGTCGGTACTCAGGCGTTCGCTGGCGATGCCGATATCCGCCGTGCCGCTGTGGATCAGCGCTTCAATTTCCTGCGGCGTTCCCTGGATAAGCTCCAGGCGTACCTCAGGGAACAGCGCCCGGAAGGCCTTAATAATCACGGGAAGGCTGTAGCGTGCCTGGGTGTGGGTGGTGGCGATGGTCAGCATGCCGCTGGCGTCGTTGGTGAAAAGATCCGCCAGCCGCCTGACGTTGCTCGCTTCGTTCAGGATGCGTTCAGCAATGACCAGCAGCGCCTTTCCCGGCTCAGTCATACCTAATAACCGTTTGCCCCGGCGAATGAAAATCTCTATGCCTAACTCTTCTTCCAGCTCGCGAATGTGGCGGCTGACGCCGGACTGCGAGGTGAAAAGAATATTGGCGACCTCGGTGAGATTGTAATCCCGCCGGGCCGCCTCGCGGATAATCTTGAGTTGCTGGAAATTCACGTTGCCCCCAGGAGCATGGCTGTTCTTTACGCCATTGTTAAAGTCACAGCCCCCGGCGAACAAATAATAAAAACCAGCAAGTTATTCCTTTTAGCGATAAGACCCTCAGCCCACCAGCAGCAGCTCACGATTTTCCAGCGCCGGACGTGCCGCCAGCGACATAAGAATATCTTTTACCGCCTGGGCCTGAGGCGTTAACGGCAGGCGCGCCGAAAGGTTAACCGACAGGGGTAGGTTAAGGGACGGGCTGGCGATGCGCGCCATCCAGCCATTGGCGGAGGCGGTCAGCGAGCGAGCGGCAGATTCTGGCAGCACCGTCACGCCCATCCCGCTGGCAATCGCGGCGGTAAGCGTTGAGAGAGATTCTATTTCGCCGATGATCTTCGCCGTCAGGCGACGGAGCGAAAAGGCTTCATCCACGCGCTTGCGCACGGCGCTGTAGTCACGCGGCAGGAACAGGTTCATTTCGGCCACCGCAGCGAGATCGACCGTCTGGCCTGGACAGTCGCGGGTGCCGACGAGAAACAGCTCCTCTTTCAGTAGCGGCTGGCTGGTGATGCCCGCCGTCGGGGAACGGTCGTACAGGACCGCCATGTCAAGCTGGCCGCTTAACAGCTTGTCATTCAGGGATGAACCACTGTTTTCGTGCAGGTAGACCAGCACGTCCGGAAGTTCGTTGCGCACTGCCTGAAGCAGAGGCATGGTAATCGAGGAGGCGGCGGTTCCCGGCGCAAGGCCAATGGAGACCGTGCCGCTTAGCGTCTGGCCCACGTTTCCGACCGCAAGCTGGGCCTGTTCGCACTGGCGTAAAATAGTGCGCGCGTGGGTATAAAGGATCTTTCCTGCCTCCGTTGGCGTTACGCCGCGCTTGGTGCGGATTAAAAGCTGCTGATCCATTTCCCCCTCAAGGGTTGCGACCTGCTGGCTCAGGGCCGGCTGCGCGATATGCAGCACTTCAGCGGCCTGCGTCAGGCTACCAATATCGACGATTTTTACGAAGTACTTCAGCCGTCTTAAGTTCATTTTGCCTCCTTCGGGGAATGCCAGCGCCAGTTTCAGCAGTGATGTCTCAGAAGGAACTGCAAGATGCTTGCCACTTTTTGGGAAAGCCGGACCAGATGGTCTAAGCAGCTGGATAATAAGTGAAACTGATATAGTGGCCCCGTTGTATTAATGAAACCTGGGTTTGCTTATGCCCCATAAGAGGTACTCACGCACCGTGATGGTGCGCGAGAAAAACAAAAACTTATGACAGACGTGCCCACCACAGGCGCAGCTTCATGCCCCAGTAGCTCGTCCAGCCGGTGGTTGAGGAGACGATCGCGCCCTTGTGAAGCACGACAAATGTTGGCGTAACGCCAATTTCCCAGTTCTGCGACAGCCTGCCGTCCGCATCGTTGATAACCGGCAGCGCCACCTTCTTATGGGCAAGCCAGCCGGTAACTTTTTGGTCGTCCCCAGAGCGCAGCGCCACGGTCATAACATTTTTGCCCTCTTCCGTCAGGCGCGACACGTCCGGGGTGGTGAAACGACAGACTCCGCACCAGCTCGCCCAAAAGTAAATCAGCAGCGGACGGTCTTCGCTTAACGCGGCCAGCGAAACATTTCTGCCGTCGAGCGTGTGAAGAGGCATGCTGTCAAAGGCTGCGGGCAGCTGCGGCGCCCGCCACCAGTCCATGACCAGCAGCACGGCTCCGAGGAGGACCAGCAGCACCAGTCCTTCCCGCCCCCAGCGCAGGAGTTTATTGGTCATTCGCCTGCTCCAGCTTTTCCAGGACCAGCGCTTCCAGCGTCTCCCACGGCACCGCTCCGGCCAGCATGGTATCGCCGACGATGGTGGCTGGCGTTCCCTGTACGCCGACAACTCTGGCGAGCTGAAGGTTCAGGCTCAACGTTTCCATACTTTTCTGATCCGGCGTCACGGGCGTGGCGCCGCTCTTATCAACGGCGGTTTTAATGCTCGCCGGCGTGTGATAGCCCTTTTTAGACATCAGCATCTGGTGCAGCTTCAGAAACTGCTCCGGATGCTCCCGCCAGGTAGTCAGCGCGATGCGCGCAGACTCGGTGGAGGTGTCGCCTTTAAAAGGCAGCGGCTTAATGACAACCGCCACGTCCGAATATTTCCGGGTGATTTTCTCCAGCATCGGGTCGAGCTGCTTGCAGTAAGGGCAGTTGTAGTCGGTAAAGGAGACCAGCGTCAGCTTAGGGTTGGCGGCCCCGATGCGCGGGCTTTGCGGGTCATGGAACAGCGCCTCATAAATAAGCTGCTGCATTTCCTCTTCCCGATCCTGCGGCTGCTGCGGCTGTTCCGCGGCCTGCGCGCTGAAGGTCACCATCAGCACCAGTAAAAAAGTCATCACCAGCTTCATTTTGTCTCTCCTTTAGCTTCCGTAAGCGTATTCAGGACGGCATCACGCGACAGCAGCGTGGGCAGCGCTTTCCCTTCCGGTAATCCAGGGCCGTAAATTTGGTTATAGGGCACTGCCACCTGGCCGCGCCGCTTCAGGAAGTCGGTGATTTCTTTCGAGGGCAGCGTCCAGTCGCCGCGCAGCGCCACGACGTCCGGGGCCTGAAGGGCCGCCTGAACATCATCCCGGGAAAGCACATTAAGCTTGTTGATTTTGCAGGTGATGCACCAGTCGGCCGTCACATCCACAAAGACCCGTTTATGCTGCGCAAGGGCATTTTGCACGGCCTCTTCACTCAGCGGCTGCCAGGCAATCTGCTCTTCGCTGGCTTTGCCCGTGGCGCTGCCGAAGTGGGCGGGCAGCAGGCTTGCCAGCCAGAGTGCGGAGCCCAGCATCATGACGGCGAGGATCTTACGCAGCCAGTTCATCCACGGGCCGGGACGTGGCAAACGCAGCGCCAGCCCCGGACGCAGGGCAATCAGCAGCCACGGCAGGCTCATCCCTGTGCCCAGCGCCAGGAACAGCCCCCACAGCACCGGCAGCGGAGCGGCCAGCGCTACCGCAACCGCAGTACCTAAAAAAGGTGCGCTACAGGGCGTTGCGAGCAGGGTCGCCAGCGCTCCCTGCCAGAAATGCCCGGTCATGCCGGTGCCGCCGTGGGTGGCAAGGCGGGTAGTAAGATTCGAAGAGAGGCGGAATTCAAACAGGCCAAACAGGCTGGCGCTGAACGCCACCATCACCAGCGCCATAAAGCCGATAAACCACGGGTTCTGGAACTGAATCCCCCAGCCCAGCGCCTGATTGGTCAGCCGCAGTACGGTCATCAGCAGCGCCAGCGCCATGAAAGAGGCGATGATGCCGGCAACGGAGGCCAGAAACTGGCGGCGGATAATTTTCCGGTCCTGCTGCCCCACCAGCAGTATCGAACCCAGTTTCATGCCGAGAACCGGCAGCACACAAGGCATCAGATTAAGAATGAATCCACCGAGCAGCGCGAACAGCACCACCTGCCAGAGAACAAACGAATCCTGCGGAGCGGGTATCGCAGCCGCCTCAGTCACGTTCACCGTCGACTGCTGGGCAATGCCGTCATCGGACACCACGAGCGTAAGCGAACGCCCGCGTAAATTCGGCCCGGTGCCGTCCCAGCCGTCGCTGGTCGGCACGGTAGCCCACAGGGTGTCGCCTTCCGTCTGAATTTTGGGTCTGGCAAAGCTCGCATCGTCCGGCACAACCAGAAACAGATCGGGTTTCTTCCAGCCCGCAGCACGGGTGGCCTTTACCACCAGTTCACCGGTTCGGTAGCCCGCGATCAGGCTGTCCGTGACCCCATTTTTAAGCGGAACGCTGCCCATCGCCTGAGCATAGTCATGGGCGAAAGCTGCATCGCCGGTAGTTGGCGATATTTCAAAGGGATAATCTGTGAGCAGGCAAACATCTTTGCAGGTTGAAAGCGTCAGCACGCCAGCGATATGAGCAGGCGGCTTACCGGGCGTGGTCATCGGGATGCTGACCCGATCGTGGTAGCCCTGAGTGGTAATACCGCCGACGTCAAAGCGCTGCGGAGCAGGCCAGAACCACTCAACCGCAGGCATAGCATTTTTCCAGGCAATAGCAGGCGCAACGCCCCCCTCACCCGGCGAACGCCAGTAGGTTTTCCATCCTTTTTCCAGCTTTACGTCCAGCAGCAGGCGGGTCTCGCCGCTGTCGCCGGTATCGCCGGTATCGGCGCGCAGGCGCACACTGGCATGATTGTTATCGGCGGACGTCAGCCAGCCGGGTTCCGCGGCCCATGAAAACGGCAGCCACAGCAGCAGAAGGCAGAGCAAAGCCTGCCTGAAAAGACTCAACATATTTTTTCTCCGTAAATGAATTAACTAACCGTGTTGCACAGCCGGTTTATCATTCACGGAAGACACAAAATCGCAGATGGACTCTTAGCGTGGGCGAGGAGAAGGCCTGGACGGGCGCAACGGGCGAAGGTATCGTCCGTGCGGGAATAAGCAGTGCGAGGAGCAGGCTTACGGCAAAAAGCGCGCCTTCGAATAGCACAGGGGGAGCAGAGAGCAGCGACTTGGCGCTCAGTTCACAGGGTGTCACCGGAGCGGCATCATCAACATCGGAACTGATGGACTGGCTTAAGGCGATCTCTGTGGCCGCTTTCATTTGCAGGGCGTGCAGGCCCGCCATGCGCTGCGCGGTACAAACTACCACCACCAGACATGCCAGAACCAGAAACCACTTTGCCAAATGCTTGCGTTTAAACATGCTTCCCTCGTTTGTGAACCGCCTATCTTAGCCAGTCCGCGCCGTTTGGCAACCGATGCGCTGTAAAGTTATGTCTGCCCCGGGCGCGCGTTTGCTTGTTTTATCAGCAAACAAACGTCATGCCCTGTTTCAGGCTTTGACAAGGTGGAGCGGGGCCGTTAATATGCGCCCCGTTCACACAATTCCTCTGTAGTTCAGTCGGTAGAACGGCGGACTGTTAATCCGTATGTCACTGGTTCGAGTCCAGTCAGAGGAGCCATATTTAGAGAAGCCCGCTTAAGGAAACTTAAGCGGGCTTTTTGCTGTCTGTGCTTAAAGCTGGCCTGTGCTACCGGGCGCGGCGCTAATAAGCATCGGCATCCCGGAACGGCGGAGCAACGCGGCGCTCACAACATCCGCATCGACGCCGTCCCCCTCGGTTACATTGCGCAGTGCCGGGGTCATGGGCAGCGGGACTTTCCTGTCGGATTCAAACTCGGCGCGGTTACGGGACAGCGGCTCGTGCACTTCCAGCCAGCGCCGCCCGTCCGGCTCGACGGTGACTTTCACCGGCTGGTCAATCAGCTGTACGCGCGTCCCCACCGGCACGTTATCGAACAGATATTTTATGTCGTCTTTGCGCAGGCGAATACAGCCCTGGCTGACGCGCAGGCCGATACCAAAGTTGGCGTTAGTCCCGTGGATGGCGTAGAGCCTGCCGATGTAAAGCGCGTAAAGCCCCATCGGATTATCCTCGCCCGGCGGCACGAACGCCGGCAGGGTTTTGCCCTCCTTCGCGTATTCGCGGCGGGTATTAGCCGTCGGTGTCCAGGCGGGGGCCTCCTGCTTACGTTCAACCTTCGTCACCCAGTTGCGCGGTGTTTCACGTCCAACCTGACCAATGCCAATCGGCAGGATTTCTACCGTGCCGCTGCCCTGCGGATAGTAGTAAAGGCGCATTTCGGCGACATTTATGACAATCCCCTGGCGTAAGGTATCCGGCAGAATCACCTGCTGCGGAATAGTCAGCTGGCTACCTGCTTTTGGCAGGAACGGATCGACGCCCGGATTGGCCTCCAGCATATTGCTTAACCCCTGTCCGTAGAGGGCGGCAAAATACTCCAGCGGCTGGGTATTCCCGTCCGGTACCGTAGCGATTAACGCCGTACCAACAAGACGACTGCCCTCTGGCGGAAGCGGGTAAGTGACCGCAATGGCGCTATGGGTAACCGCAGCAAGCACCAGGGCAAGCGAGGATAAGCGAATCATAGTTTCCCCGTTATAAATAAGATGGATTCAGATTAAATATAACCTTCCGCTGCGGATCTGTTTAGCTTTCGAGTGCGGTCTTGAGTCTTATAGTTTTTCACATTCCCGCTACATCCCCCTTCCGTTCTTTCCCGTCCATGACATACTAACTGAACCCGCGTCCACCCGGCATGCCCGGCACAAGGAGAAATAATGAACAATGACGCAATCGACCACGGGCTGACGCCCGAGCAGGCGCTCGATAAGCTTGAAACCCTTTTTGATGATGCAGTGAACGCCCTGCGTGATGCCATAGACACCTATACGCACCAGGGAACGTTGCCCGATCCTATAGCCCGCACGGCTGGCCTGTTTGTCTACCCGGAACTTCGAGTCAGCTGGGATGGCACAACGAATAAACCAAATAAAACCAGAGCCTACGCGCGTTTTACCCATTCCGGCAGCTACACCACCACCATCACCCGCCCTTCACTTTTCCGCACTTATCTCATCGAACAGCTCTCGCTGCTGCACGAAGATTACGGCGCGCACATTGAGGTTGGCCCTTCACAGCACGAAATCCCCTACCCTTATGTGATAGACGGCCTGTCGCTGGATCGTTCAATGAGCGCCGATTTAACCCGCCACTTCCCGACGACCGAACTGGCGCAGATTGGGGATGAAACGGCGGATGGCCTGTTCCACCCAACGGAGTTTTATCCGCTGTCGCATTTTGACGCCCGCCGCGTGGATTTCTCCCTCGCGCGCCTGCGGCATTACACCGGTACGCCTGCTGAACATTTCCAGTCTTTTGTTCTGTTCACCAACTACACCCGCTACGTGGATGAGTTCGTTCGCTGGGGCTGCCAGCAAATTCTCGATCCTGAAAGTCCTTACGTGGCACTCTCCTGCGCCGGTGGCGTCTGGCTGACGGCGGATTCAGAAGCGCCGGAGGCGGCGATTTCCGACCTGGCCTGGAAGAGGCACCAGATGCCCGCCTGGCATCTGATTAACGCTGACGGTACGGGCATTACGCTGATTAACATTGGCGTTGGCCCGTCGAACGCAAAGACCATCTGCGATCACCTTGCCGTACTGCGACCGGATGCGTGGCTGATGATTGGCCACTGCGGCGGCCTGCGCGAAAGCCAGGCCATTGGCGACTATGTGCTGGCGCATGC encodes the following:
- the yedA gene encoding drug/metabolite exporter YedA; this translates as MRVRSGQLLPLVAALFALYIIWGSTYFAIAIGVKSWPPFMMAGVRFMSAGVLLLAVLLLRGHKLPPLRPVLNAALIGVLLLAVGNGFVTVAEHQHVPSGIAAVMVATVPLFTLCFSRLFGIPTRKLEWLGIAIGLAGIVLLNSGGNLSGNPGGALLILVGSVSWAFGSVYGSRIELPKGLMAGAIEMLAAGIVLLGAAALTGERLTVMPTAAGFMAVGYLALFGSIIAISAYMYLIRNVAPAVATSYAYVNPVVAVLLGTGFAGESLSPVEWLALGVIIFAVVLVTLGKYLLPPKPVMTACEVDK
- a CDS encoding very short patch repair endonuclease; the protein is MADVHSKEVRSKNMRAIATRDTAIEKRVALLLNDCGFAFRVQDAALAGRPDFVVEAYRCIIFTHGCFWHHHDCYLFRVPATRTDFWLEKIGKNVARDKRDIHRLLSEEWRVLIVWECALRGREKLSDESLRERLEEWICGGGRYAEINTAGIREREV
- a CDS encoding DNA cytosine methyltransferase, which encodes MNDLDAIAEHLSEQALHQQRQQMEADHELVSRILKIYDQKTVAHHLRQVSGDWTRESLNRWFNRKSAPRSLTPVEVTMLQSMLPSPPAHHGKYAFRFIDLFAGIGGIRSGFEAIGGQCVFTSEWNKYAVRTYKANWYCDPQQHQFNEDIRDVTQSHRTDLSDEEAAAHIKAILPDHDVLLAGFPCQPFSLAGVSKKNALGRAHGFACETQGTLFFDVARIIDAKRPAIFVLENVKNLKSHDKGNTFRIIMETLDGLGYEVADAAVAGARDPKIIDGKNFLPQHRERIVLVGFRRDLNLHHDFTLRTLDALYPKRRITFGELLDPVVDEKYILTPTLWKYLYNYAKKHQAKGNGFGYGLVDPTNPASVARTLSARYFKDGAEILVDRGWDKALGEKDFNDPENQKRRPRRLTPRECARLMGFETVQGKSFRIPVSDTQAYRQFGNSVVVPAFAAVAKLLEEKIGLAVKKR
- a CDS encoding phosphohydrolase, with protein sequence MPIALWQERFETWLRDNWAQDDKAHDVAHFHRVWKTAQRIIAGSEADRLVVLTACYFHDIVNLPKNHPQRHLASTQAAQETLRILDADFPDFPRELYDAVAHAVRAHSFSAGIAPQTLEAKIVQDADRLESLGAIGLARVFYTSGALGRPLFDSTDPLAQSRELDDTTYALDHFQKKLFKLPETMQTEAGRELARLNADFLVHYMAKLCAELKGDYHEIDSDVLQQFISSR
- the drpB gene encoding cell division protein DrpB, encoding MDAKPTRSPGGKLALWLFYAYCLYIVWTMVKYFWVVSSVTEGDMGSFAGKLMGALMGLLVLGSVAAVLGWVVWYTRPRQYGSRARSSHRG
- the mtfA gene encoding DgsA anti-repressor MtfA; translated protein: MIKWPWKVSDSSAVSTLPWEQAFAIPVLADLTPVEQQKLIRLADRFLQQKRLVPLQGFELDELKSARIALLFCLPVMELGLEWLDGFHEVLIYPAPFVVDDEWQDDFGLVHNQRVVQSGQSWQQGPIVLNWLDVQDSFDASGFNLIVHEVAHKLDMRNGDRASGIPLIALRDVAAWEHDLYAAMNNIQDEIDLVGENAASIDAYAASEPAECFAVLSEYFFSAPELLAPRFPSLYQRFRLFYGQDPLQRLHRNENPHESDGKTVH
- the cbl gene encoding HTH-type transcriptional regulator Cbl yields the protein MNFQQLKIIREAARRDYNLTEVANILFTSQSGVSRHIRELEEELGIEIFIRRGKRLLGMTEPGKALLVIAERILNEASNVRRLADLFTNDASGMLTIATTHTQARYSLPVIIKAFRALFPEVRLELIQGTPQEIEALIHSGTADIGIASERLSTDPTLVAYPWFRWYHSLLVPKGHPLIHASPLTLDDISRWPLITYRQGITGRSRIDEAFSRRGLTPDIVLSAQDSDVVKTYVELGLGIGLVADQASGEEGSLVRLDTRHLFDANTVWLGIKRGQLQRNYVWRFIELCNPELSVEEIKRQALESDEVVIDFQI
- the nac gene encoding nitrogen assimilation transcriptional regulator NAC, translated to MNLRRLKYFVKIVDIGSLTQAAEVLHIAQPALSQQVATLEGEMDQQLLIRTKRGVTPTEAGKILYTHARTILRQCEQAQLAVGNVGQTLSGTVSIGLAPGTAASSITMPLLQAVRNELPDVLVYLHENSGSSLNDKLLSGQLDMAVLYDRSPTAGITSQPLLKEELFLVGTRDCPGQTVDLAAVAEMNLFLPRDYSAVRKRVDEAFSLRRLTAKIIGEIESLSTLTAAIASGMGVTVLPESAARSLTASANGWMARIASPSLNLPLSVNLSARLPLTPQAQAVKDILMSLAARPALENRELLLVG